Proteins from a genomic interval of Papaver somniferum cultivar HN1 chromosome 4, ASM357369v1, whole genome shotgun sequence:
- the LOC113271872 gene encoding probable pectinesterase 55: MAPMILRSFLLFSFVCFYSGLDDVVKGLECQSNPNNPARVWYTLNVRPPVRHESNSNLTIKRESGKLVYTSIQAAIDSIPDGNDKWIQIFVQIGSYWEKINLNKSCILLEGRYAQKTLIEFNAHQNTLESATFTSVAENFVAKHITFVAVAAMIHGDKSAFYSCGFFGVQDTLWDSQGRHYFKNCYIDGAVDFIMGNGQSIYDECIIRVLGNSISASGGVGYITAQSRSSDEDPSGFVFKGGVVEGNGKAWLGRAWGSHSRVIFNGTYFNDIIVPEGWSPWEFENDPVKHFTYTDQNSEGPGNDTSRRHFNTSLTDQQMQQFTDLSYIDAEGWISNHP, translated from the exons ATGGCGCCGATGATTCTTCgttcatttttattgttttcatttgTATGTTTTTATAGCGGTCTCGATGATGTTGTAAAAGGTTTGGAATGTCAATCGAATCCCAATAATCCAGCCAGAGTTTGGTATACACTCAATGTGAGACCTCCGGTGAGGCACGAGAGCAATAGCAATTTGACAATCAAAAGGGAAAGTGGGAAATTAGTTTATACAAGTATTCAAGCGGCGATCGATTCCATTCCAGATGGAAATGATAAATGGATTCAAATTTTTGTTCAAATTGGCAGCTATTG GGAGAAAATCAACCTTAATAAATCCTGCATTCTGCTCGAAGGTAGGTATGCGCAAAAGACTTTAATCGAATTTAACGCACACCAAAATACATTGGAGAGCGCAACTTTTACTTCCGTTGCTGAAAATTTCGTCGCTAAACATATAACATTTGTG GCAGTAGCAGCAATGATACACGGAGATAAATCTGCATTTTACTCTTGCGGTTTCTTTGGAGTTCAAGATACACTATGGGATAGCCAAGGTCGACATTATTTCAAAAACTGTTATATTGATGGTGCGGTCGACTTCATCATGGGCAATGGACAATCTATTTACGAT GAATGCATAATAAGAGTGCTCGGAAATTCTATATCAGCGTCTGGGGGAGTTGGTTACATAACAGCACAGAGTAGAAGCAGCGACGAGGATCCCAGTGGATTTGTGTTTAAAGGTGGAGTTGTGGAAGGAAATGGCAAAGCATGGCTTGGGAGAGCTTGGGGGAGTCATTCACGGGTCATATTCAATGGTACATACTTCAACGACATTATTGTCCCTGAAGGATGGTCGCCTTGGGAATTCGAAAATGATCCAGT AAAACATTTTACATACACAGATCAGAATTCTGAGGGACCAGGGAATGACACATCCCGTCGACATTTTAATACGTCGCTCACTGATCAGCAAATGCAACAGTTCACTGATCTCTCGTACATTGATGCTGAGGGATGGATCTCGAACCATCCCTAG